From the genome of Methanobrevibacter millerae, one region includes:
- a CDS encoding thiolase domain-containing protein → MRDVAIIGVSQTKFGELWDSSFRDLIAEAGVKAIVDAGIGGDEIEAMFVGNMSSGLFVQQEHIAALISDHMGLNPVPTTRVEAACASGGLALRQGIMAVASGFHDVVISAGVEKMTDVVDATPAIATASDQEWEAQQGATFPSLYAMIAKRHMHEYGTTREQLAQFSVVNHKNAKNNPNAQFPFEISVEKVINSTMVADPLTLLDCSPVSDGAAAVVMVPAEKARQYTDTPIYVRASAQASGTLTLHDRKDITTIESTKAASRKAYDIAGVTVKDIDVTEVHDCFSINGLLAVEDLGFAEKGKGGIVIEEGQTEIDGDFPINSSGGLKARGHPLGATGIAQAAEIVWQLRGEAGKRQVEGAEIGMTHNIGGTGGTAAVHIFGRDL, encoded by the coding sequence ATGAGAGATGTCGCTATTATAGGTGTTTCACAAACAAAATTCGGTGAATTATGGGATTCCTCTTTCAGAGACTTAATAGCTGAAGCGGGAGTAAAGGCTATCGTGGACGCAGGTATCGGAGGGGACGAGATTGAAGCAATGTTTGTAGGAAACATGTCCTCAGGATTATTCGTTCAGCAGGAACATATTGCAGCACTCATTTCCGATCACATGGGTTTGAATCCGGTTCCAACCACAAGGGTTGAAGCAGCATGTGCGTCAGGAGGACTGGCTCTAAGGCAGGGAATTATGGCCGTAGCCTCAGGATTCCATGACGTTGTAATTTCTGCAGGCGTTGAAAAGATGACTGACGTCGTTGACGCAACCCCGGCTATCGCAACAGCATCAGACCAGGAATGGGAAGCCCAGCAGGGAGCAACTTTCCCTTCACTGTATGCAATGATTGCAAAAAGGCACATGCATGAATACGGCACTACCCGTGAGCAGCTGGCACAGTTTTCAGTTGTAAACCACAAGAACGCCAAAAACAATCCGAACGCACAGTTCCCATTTGAAATCAGCGTTGAAAAGGTAATTAACTCAACGATGGTAGCAGACCCGTTAACCTTGCTTGACTGTTCTCCGGTATCAGACGGAGCGGCTGCAGTTGTAATGGTTCCGGCCGAAAAGGCACGCCAGTACACTGACACTCCAATTTACGTCAGGGCATCCGCCCAGGCTTCAGGAACATTGACTTTACATGACAGAAAAGACATTACCACTATTGAATCAACCAAAGCGGCTTCCAGAAAAGCCTATGATATAGCTGGAGTCACTGTAAAGGACATTGACGTTACTGAAGTCCACGACTGTTTCTCAATCAACGGTTTATTGGCCGTAGAAGACCTTGGTTTTGCCGAAAAGGGTAAAGGAGGAATAGTCATTGAAGAAGGTCAAACCGAAATCGACGGTGATTTCCCAATCAACTCATCAGGAGGCCTTAAGGCACGTGGACACCCATTGGGTGCTACAGGTATTGCTCAGGCAGCTGAAATCGTATGGCAATTGAGAGGAGAAGCCGGCAAACGTCAGGTTGAAGGCGCTGAAATCGGTATGACTCACAATATCGGTGGTACAGGAGGTACCGCAGCCGTACACATCTTTGGAAGAGATTTATAA
- a CDS encoding ABC transporter permease, translating into MERQLILDSLAELDDNPDVTLHFVENNTISKFYLVEGENFNINDSNGVWLDKDFADARNLSVGDNITFNCEGIKIEKEIRGLGYSPEYVFNMPYYLVKQNFSLYGFAYMSHKAFPSDTVPYNVLNVKFDGNAETFEKLLDYRLGGYYNTFVQKSEHRSVSEFENEISQHKMTADIFPLVFILVSMMILLSTIKRMISHQRTQIGILKANGFKDNTLIKHYLSYGVLTVSVASVLGLILGPVILPKISYPVVYDTFRLPYLNPEGFMNFIR; encoded by the coding sequence ATGGAAAGGCAACTGATTCTGGATTCTCTGGCAGAACTTGATGATAATCCGGACGTTACCCTGCATTTTGTTGAAAACAATACTATATCCAAATTTTACTTGGTTGAAGGGGAAAATTTCAACATTAACGATTCGAACGGAGTCTGGCTGGATAAGGATTTTGCTGATGCCAGAAATCTGTCAGTTGGAGACAATATCACTTTCAACTGTGAAGGCATCAAAATCGAAAAGGAAATTCGGGGTTTGGGCTATTCTCCGGAATATGTTTTCAACATGCCTTATTATTTGGTAAAACAGAATTTTTCATTATACGGCTTCGCGTATATGTCTCATAAGGCTTTTCCGTCTGATACTGTACCTTACAATGTCTTGAACGTTAAATTTGATGGGAATGCCGAAACTTTTGAAAAGCTGCTGGATTATCGTTTGGGTGGATACTACAATACATTTGTGCAGAAATCCGAACATCGAAGTGTAAGCGAATTTGAAAATGAAATTAGTCAGCATAAAATGACTGCAGACATTTTCCCGCTCGTCTTCATTCTGGTTTCAATGATGATTCTTCTCTCAACAATCAAAAGGATGATTTCACATCAGAGAACCCAAATAGGTATACTAAAGGCCAACGGATTTAAAGACAACACGCTTATTAAACATTATCTCTCATATGGAGTTTTGACTGTGTCTGTGGCATCCGTATTAGGTTTGATTTTAGGACCTGTTATACTGCCTAAAATATCGTATCCTGTGGTATATGATACGTTTAGATTACCATACCTCAATCCTGAAGGATTTATGAATTTTATCAGGTAG
- a CDS encoding DUF1848 family protein, with protein sequence MIINTGLRTDIPAFFSEWFFNRIKDGYVLVRNPYSRNQLFKYRLTHDVVDCILFCTKNPKPMLERLDEISDFSQLWFVTITPYGKDIERNVPAYSKVIESFKELSDKLSPKQVMLRYDPIFIINHILSH encoded by the coding sequence ATGATAATCAATACTGGTCTTAGAACAGATATTCCCGCATTTTTTTCCGAATGGTTTTTTAATAGAATTAAAGATGGTTATGTTTTAGTCAGAAACCCGTATTCAAGAAATCAGCTTTTCAAATACAGATTAACGCATGACGTGGTTGACTGCATCTTGTTTTGCACCAAAAATCCGAAGCCGATGCTTGAAAGGCTTGATGAGATTTCCGATTTTTCCCAGCTATGGTTTGTAACGATAACTCCATATGGAAAAGACATTGAAAGAAACGTCCCTGCATATTCTAAAGTTATTGAAAGCTTTAAGGAATTATCCGATAAATTATCTCCAAAACAGGTCATGTTAAGGTATGATCCGATTTTTATTATTAATCATATTCTTTCACATTAA
- a CDS encoding hydroxymethylglutaryl-CoA synthase: MVGIVGYGAYVPSYRIKVEEIAKVWGDDPVALSNGLVVNEKSVPSADEDTATIAVTAARYALARAQIDPQKIGAVYVGSESHPYAVKPTATIVAEAVGATPDLTAADLEFACKAGTAGIQMSMGLVESDMIEYGLAIGADTSQGAPGDALEYTASAGGAAYVIGKKNTLADIEETYSFTTDTPDFYRREGEDYPSHGGRFTGEPAYFKHVLSAAKNLFEITGTQASDYDYACFHQPNGKFYLRAANKLGFTPEQYSQGLLTPNIGNTYSGAVPLALSNILDVAEPGDKIFVVSYGSGAGSDGFVLEVTDEITERRDLAPKTEEIISKKSYVDYAVYAKFKGKIKM, translated from the coding sequence ATGGTAGGAATTGTAGGATATGGGGCCTATGTGCCTTCATATAGAATAAAGGTAGAAGAAATAGCTAAAGTATGGGGAGATGACCCTGTAGCTTTATCCAACGGTTTGGTCGTTAATGAAAAATCCGTTCCTTCTGCCGACGAAGATACTGCAACTATTGCAGTTACCGCTGCTAGATATGCTCTAGCAAGAGCTCAAATAGATCCGCAGAAAATCGGTGCCGTTTACGTCGGTTCCGAATCACATCCTTATGCAGTAAAGCCGACAGCAACAATCGTTGCAGAAGCCGTAGGCGCAACGCCTGACTTGACTGCAGCAGATTTGGAATTTGCATGTAAGGCAGGAACCGCAGGCATTCAGATGTCAATGGGTCTTGTTGAAAGTGACATGATTGAATACGGATTGGCCATAGGTGCCGATACCTCACAGGGCGCTCCGGGAGATGCTTTGGAATACACAGCATCCGCAGGCGGTGCGGCCTACGTCATAGGTAAGAAAAACACCCTGGCTGATATAGAAGAGACTTACAGTTTTACAACAGACACTCCCGACTTCTACAGAAGGGAAGGCGAAGATTATCCGTCCCACGGAGGACGTTTCACAGGTGAACCTGCATACTTCAAGCACGTATTGAGCGCAGCCAAAAACTTATTTGAAATAACTGGCACTCAGGCAAGCGATTATGATTACGCATGTTTCCATCAGCCTAACGGTAAATTCTACTTAAGGGCAGCAAATAAACTTGGATTCACTCCTGAACAATACTCTCAAGGATTATTGACTCCTAACATCGGAAACACTTACTCCGGTGCTGTTCCTCTTGCATTATCCAACATTCTGGATGTTGCAGAGCCTGGAGACAAGATATTTGTCGTATCCTACGGTTCAGGTGCAGGAAGTGACGGATTTGTCCTTGAAGTGACTGACGAAATAACCGAAAGAAGAGATCTGGCTCCTAAAACAGAAGAAATCATATCCAAAAAGTCATATGTCGATTACGCTGTTTACGCCAAGTTCAAAGGTAAAATTAAAATGTAG
- a CDS encoding sugar phosphate nucleotidyltransferase, producing MMETVGMILCGGFGKRLRPVTETVPKPLIEINDDYTILDKQLFDFKNAGVDEVYLLAGFLHEKIEERYGDEYKGVKIHYVIEDEPLGTLNAIRLGMEAIDVDKQLIIRNGDIVSDVNIKAMIDYGAKSSLPVIMFITQMQSPYGIVEINGDRLVSFKEKPILEDYYINGGIYFTKSKIDFGEFKTGDIEKIYFPTIAKENNLGYYKENGIYWIAVDTYKELEAVKKEYENKTDKPWGYEKILILTEKYLTKELYIKEGFKTSFHYHNEKDETMYILSGSGYIKFEDRKEYFSKNDSIRIQPGVVHSIVATENTLLHEVSTPYLDDTVYIEDYYVR from the coding sequence ATTATGGAAACTGTTGGAATGATTTTATGTGGAGGTTTTGGAAAACGTTTAAGGCCAGTTACAGAAACAGTACCAAAACCGTTAATTGAGATTAATGATGATTATACAATTCTAGACAAACAGTTATTCGATTTTAAAAATGCCGGTGTTGATGAAGTATATCTTCTTGCAGGATTTTTACATGAAAAAATTGAGGAAAGGTATGGTGATGAATACAAAGGAGTGAAAATCCATTACGTTATTGAAGATGAACCTCTGGGCACATTAAATGCAATTCGTTTAGGAATGGAAGCGATTGACGTAGATAAACAATTAATTATACGTAATGGAGATATTGTTTCCGACGTAAATATAAAAGCAATGATTGATTATGGGGCCAAATCATCACTGCCTGTAATCATGTTTATCACGCAAATGCAATCTCCATATGGTATTGTTGAAATAAATGGAGATCGTTTAGTTTCCTTTAAGGAAAAACCTATTCTTGAAGATTATTACATAAATGGGGGAATTTATTTCACTAAATCCAAAATTGATTTTGGTGAGTTTAAGACTGGAGACATAGAAAAAATTTATTTTCCAACAATTGCAAAAGAAAATAACTTAGGCTACTATAAAGAAAATGGAATCTATTGGATTGCAGTAGATACTTATAAGGAATTAGAAGCTGTAAAAAAGGAATATGAAAACAAAACAGATAAGCCTTGGGGATATGAAAAGATTTTAATCTTAACTGAAAAGTATTTGACGAAAGAACTATACATAAAGGAAGGATTTAAAACATCCTTTCATTACCATAATGAAAAGGATGAAACAATGTACATCCTATCAGGGTCAGGTTATATTAAATTTGAAGATAGAAAGGAATATTTTTCAAAGAATGATAGTATCCGCATTCAACCGGGCGTTGTACATTCAATTGTTGCGACTGAAAATACATTGTTGCACGAAGTTTCAACACCTTATTTAGATGATACTGTTTACATTGAAGATTATTATGTTAGATAG
- a CDS encoding glycosyltransferase, whose amino-acid sequence MSDVLKKGISMVLLSYEEEENLRVLLPQIKEKLEECGEPYEVIVVDTMEPLDNTKEVCKENGVRYVNQDKTGFGDAYRKGIRSAQYQKYFIMDSDGSHNPKYIPDIYHIFMNEQADIAIGSRYTEGGVSNDVLISQIISRSLNKIYGVILGINAKELSTNFRLYHTCMLKEVEPELISKHFDVGEEVLLKLKIKKSARGEKIKVVETPIIFDERIYGNSTRLLFALSVAYIKSILYLSALRLNEELKRH is encoded by the coding sequence ATGTCAGATGTTTTGAAAAAGGGAATCAGCATGGTATTGCTTTCCTACGAGGAAGAAGAAAATTTACGTGTGCTTCTGCCGCAGATTAAGGAAAAACTGGAGGAATGTGGAGAACCATATGAGGTTATTGTTGTGGATACTATGGAACCGCTGGACAACACCAAAGAGGTTTGCAAGGAAAACGGTGTGCGCTATGTGAATCAGGACAAAACAGGTTTTGGCGATGCGTATCGTAAAGGCATCCGTTCTGCACAGTATCAGAAATATTTTATCATGGACAGTGACGGGTCACACAATCCCAAATATATTCCAGACATTTATCATATATTTATGAATGAGCAAGCGGATATTGCAATCGGCTCCCGTTATACAGAAGGCGGCGTGAGCAATGACGTTCTCATTTCACAGATTATTTCCCGCAGCCTGAATAAGATATATGGAGTTATACTGGGGATTAACGCAAAAGAATTGTCAACTAATTTTCGTCTCTATCATACTTGCATGCTCAAGGAAGTGGAGCCTGAGCTAATCAGCAAGCATTTTGATGTTGGGGAAGAAGTACTTTTGAAATTGAAAATCAAGAAATCCGCCAGAGGTGAAAAAATTAAAGTGGTGGAAACTCCAATCATTTTTGATGAGCGGATATACGGCAATTCCACACGCCTTTTGTTTGCGTTATCCGTTGCATATATAAAGAGCATACTTTACCTGAGCGCATTGCGTCTGAATGAAGAATTAAAAAGACATTAA
- a CDS encoding geranylgeranyl reductase family protein, with protein MNYDYDAVIVGAGPVGSTIAFYLTQNDLNVVMLEKKTRIGYPLQCAGILSKHIFEYNELPEEIILNTVNGAFLHSKNNILNVRKDENAAYIIDRIAYDQFLLNRAIQNGVELINKKVVDVDVEKGIAYFSDKQSITSRVIIGCDGYKSIVSKSMGNKQKNFNASQMLVEINDKNLNNFTKSNGKTDDYVGVYLSEDTLPGFIWVIPLQDNKYRVGLFSEDSHIKQGTIITNFLNENFEYEIIEKYKGFIPVFNKENHLVKNRAILIGDSASQIKPTSGGGLIMAFDSCKIAGGYITDAIKKDNIQLLKGYQKEFNKRYSKEFNYQFKVQNVLNSMDDDDLDYFFEILKENDYEKIISEYGDMDNQSEIIKEFLKRGLAFKFISNVSFFKKVVNIFGIR; from the coding sequence ATGAATTATGATTATGATGCAGTAATCGTTGGTGCAGGACCGGTTGGTTCAACTATTGCATTTTACCTCACACAAAACGATTTAAATGTGGTAATGCTTGAAAAGAAAACACGTATAGGATATCCATTACAATGTGCAGGAATTTTAAGCAAACATATTTTTGAATATAATGAATTGCCTGAGGAAATAATCCTAAACACGGTTAACGGTGCATTTTTACATTCCAAAAACAATATTTTGAATGTTAGAAAAGATGAAAATGCAGCTTATATAATTGACAGAATAGCCTATGATCAATTTTTATTAAATCGCGCAATACAAAATGGCGTTGAACTTATAAATAAAAAAGTAGTTGATGTGGATGTTGAAAAGGGAATAGCTTATTTTTCAGATAAACAGTCCATAACCTCAAGAGTCATTATAGGATGTGACGGATACAAGTCCATAGTATCAAAAAGCATGGGAAATAAACAAAAAAATTTTAATGCATCCCAAATGCTTGTTGAGATAAATGATAAGAATTTGAATAATTTCACAAAATCAAATGGAAAAACAGATGATTATGTGGGCGTATACTTATCTGAAGATACCTTGCCGGGTTTTATATGGGTTATTCCTCTTCAGGATAATAAGTATAGGGTGGGATTATTTTCTGAAGATTCTCACATAAAGCAGGGTACTATCATAACCAATTTCTTAAATGAAAACTTTGAATATGAAATAATTGAAAAATATAAGGGATTTATTCCGGTTTTCAATAAAGAAAATCACTTAGTTAAAAACAGAGCAATATTGATAGGGGATTCCGCATCACAAATCAAGCCCACTTCCGGTGGAGGATTAATAATGGCATTTGACAGTTGTAAAATAGCTGGCGGATACATTACCGATGCAATAAAAAAGGACAATATTCAATTATTAAAGGGATATCAGAAAGAATTTAATAAAAGATATTCAAAAGAATTCAACTATCAATTTAAAGTGCAGAATGTTCTTAATTCAATGGATGATGATGATTTGGATTATTTCTTTGAAATATTGAAAGAGAATGATTATGAAAAAATCATATCTGAGTATGGGGACATGGATAATCAGTCAGAAATTATAAAAGAATTTTTAAAAAGAGGTTTGGCATTCAAATTTATTTCAAATGTTTCTTTTTTTAAGAAAGTAGTGAATATATTTGGAATTAGATGA